GAAGACAGTGCATATAAAATAATTTCATATATTGATCAAAATGTATTATGCTCATTTAGAAGCGTTATTGTCACAGGAGATATTTTTAAGGAAGCTCAACTCAGGTTTCCCAAGAATCTCCGGGGCATGTAAACAAATTGTAAATACAATTTGTTTTGCTAAAGTAAAAGGAATATTGAATATTTCTACTGCATATAGCTATAGGCAGAGTCTGAATTCTATGAACATATGTATTTGATAATTAAAGGCTTTTAGTATTATTTATTGAGAATGACAAAATAAAGTTGTAAAAATTTTATAAGAATGGAGTGTTTCATATGGGAAATAAAAAATTTGATGAATTTTATTTTGAAAATGATAAAAACTATCCAGATAGTGTTTATTGGGATTCTTTTGAGGTAGATAGAAAGGCAACTGAGGAAAAGTATGATAACCATATGTTTTGTCCTTTATGCCACTTAGCTCCAATAACTGTGGTTAAGGGGGCAGAAAGAAGATATTTTAAAGTAGATAAAACAGATATGTCAAAGCATAATCCGGAATGTTCATATAAATTGGATGAAGCTAATAAGACAGAGACCAAAGAATTTTATGGCAATTTAGATACAACAGATATCAAAAATAGGCTTATTGGTTGTATGAACAGGATGCTGAAGAAAAGATTAGGGACATTAGGTATTGGGGAAGAAAATGCTGGCAGTAATAAAAAGAGAGATACAGAATTTTTAAATTTTAAAACTAAAGAACAAAAAAAGAAATATTTGCCACATAAGAATCTGCTTACAAAATTTAATGATGATGATTTGAAAATACAGAAAATTTTTTATGGTGAATGCGATATTTCAGTAAGACCATTTAAAGTTGAAGATGAAATAAAGAGATATTATTTAAAAATAATGCCAATCGGTAAAAAATATAAAATATGTGATGTGTCAATTGCACCTTATGTTTATACATATTTGAAAGATGTATTAAAAGATATTCCAGAAGAAGGAGTAGGAATACAAAAATGTTACATTTGTTTCTCTGGATTAATGGAGAAAAAAATATTTATTATCAAAGATGGATCAAGGAGATATTCACATAGTTGTATTTTGAAAGATTCAAGATTAATTGTGATTGAAAAGTCATTATAATTCAATTTTTAGATATTGGCATAAAATAATACTTTCAATTAATAAATCTAGCATAATTTAGCTAGGCGTAGCCGTCCTTGGATACTTGTCTGTGTAGGAGCAACACTTTAAATAACAATTCATCTCCCGCAGAGGTCTGGCTTAAAAACTTGAATTCAAGGGTTGCAAGACTGATATAGAAGTTGTCTAAGCTTAGTGGACGTCGGAGGTGTGAAACGTTATTGGTGAAAATTTAATAAATTATGACGTTAACCATATATCAGTAATAGAATTATGAAAGCCTATTATCAGATTCTAATTATCCATATAATTGAACATGTTATGTTTATTCTTTAAAGAGACACGATATTAGGTGTCTCTTTGGTTCAGCTAAACATCATTGCAAAGGGATTAGAGTTTACAGCGGATTGTAATTGATGCTCATCAATATGGGTATAGATTTCAGTTGTTGCAACACTTTCATGACCAAGAATTTGTTGAAGAGATCTAATATCTACTCTACCATATTTGTACATAAGAGTAGCTGCTGTATGGCGAAGCTTGTGTGTTGATATAGATTTTGGGTCAAGTCCAGAAGTAATAACATATTTTTTTACAATATTTTGAATAGCTCTTGTAGTGATACGGTTATTATAACTGTATTATCAGAACGACCCTTAATAACGACAAGGTAACCTAGATATTGTTCAACTAATGGGCAAGTTGTGTTAGATTGCATATAATCACCTCTTGTCTATATTGTTTACAAATTTAAACTAGTATAAACAAATGTTTAATATGTGACATATGAATGATGTAAATAACTAAATAAATAGTAATTTGGAGGTAAATTCTATGGATAACTTGCTTTTTATTGGATATGAATTTTTGACAGCCTTTGTTTCTTTTATTGTGACTTTCTTGATATTAAATAATATGAATAAACGTAAGGGTATATTAACATCAAGAATTCATTGTGGAATTACTATTGCTTTTGCAATTTATATAATTTCCGTATTTTATTTTACAGGAACAGGAACTTTATATGATATACTTCATTATCGCTTTGAAATAACGCAAAAGCTAAACTTTATGCCATTTTCTAATGAAATTGATATAGTGGCATATTTACAAAATATATTACTTTTTATTCCTTTTGGTATTCTACTTCCTTTTTTATGGAAAAAGCAAGATAAAGTGCTCTATATTCTCGTATCAGGATTTTCATTTTCAATGTTTATAGAAATCACTCAATTATTAAACAATAGAAGTACTGATATTGATGATTTAATATTGAATACGATAGGTGGACTCATTGGATATGGTATATATAAAATGTTTGCTTGTGTAATAAAAAGTGAACCCGAATCATACGATTGCTGTAAATGGGAGCCCATCATATATATAGGTGTAATGTTTATGGGACGTTTTCTTTTATTTAATGAATTTGGATTTGCAAAATTACTTTATGGATTTTAAATGATTAGACAAATTCCAATCTGAGATTGAGTAATATAAATAAGAATTTGTCAGTGAGTTGTTTTCGGTTAAAAACAATTGTATTATAATACAAGCTAGATAAATTATGAATTTGAGGTGAAATGCTATGGACAAATATACAAAAGAAGAATTGATAGAAGCACTACGAGTTGTATCCTCAACTATCAGTAAGTGTGAAAAAATACAGCCAAAATTTGCAGAAGGTACCTCTCAGCACACACTCCTTAAGAACAGGATAAAAGCAATGTATATTTCAAAATCATTAATAACAGATGAAATTAGTAAAAGAGGTTAATTCCAGTTTTTGGTGAGAATGTAAGTATAACTCAAAGCTAGACAAATTCTAATGTGTAGAGTTGAGGAACATAATTTTAGATTCAGTTCTGTCATAATTATATTAAGAAAGTCTAAGCTGCCCATTATCCATATAATTGGACAAGTTATGCTTATAGCCATTAGGCTAATAATATGCTGTTGATTATATGGAATAAAATGTATAGTAGATACAAGCTTTTAATGTTTATAATGGGAAGTTAGATTATAGTTAATAAAAACGTATAAAATTACTGTTAGATCAATGTTTAAATAAAAATACAAAATGGAGCGTATGAAAAGGAGCTATAAAATGGAACAAATTTGTCTGAAAATATTTCAGGTAAAAGCTGGAGATTGTATAAGTCTTAGGTATAAGGGTTTTGATGAAAAATATCATAATATATTTATAGACTGCGGATATAGTGGAACTTTTGATAAAACGTTAGATAAAGAAATTATTGGCTTAAAATCTAGAAAAGAACGTATTGATTTATTTGTTTTAACACATACACATCAAGATCATATAGGAGGAATATCTAAGTTTATAAAAAAATATGGTGAAGATGATATTGTAGACCAATTTTGGTTTAATGGAGGAAGATTGTTAATTAACTTTAATATTTCCAGTAAAATTAGTGTTAATCAAGGATTTGAATTAGAAAAATACTTAATCAAAACTAAGAAATGTAATACTGAAAAGATAGTATATAAAATTAAAGAGCATGAAATATATGGAGCAGAAATAAAAGTTATAGGACCAACAATAGAGACTTTAGATAAATTTTTAAATACATGGAATAAAGACTATTCAATATTTAGTGAAAAAATTACTACCCAAATGTGTGATTGGAATATTGATATAGCTGATTTTGATTTAGATAAATTTGAAGAGGATAGTGATGAAGACAATAAATCAAGTATTGCATTTATTGTTTATATAAATAACACATATGATAAAAATAGTAAAAAAATATTATTTTTAGGGGACGCGTTTCCAAATCAAATAGCACAGAATTTAAGTGATATGGGATATTCTGAAGAAAATAGGCTTAATTTAGACTATGTAAAGATTTCACATCATGGCAGTAAAGGTAATACAAGCGATAATTTGTTAGATATTATTGATTGTAGCAAATTTATTATTAGTACTAATGGCACAAATAGAGATAAGTTTCCTCACAAAGAGACATTTGCAAGAATTTTAAGACATCCATTGAGAGATAAAAATAAAAAAATAAAATTTATATTTAATTATGATACTGTAGAATTAAGAAGTATTTTTAAAGAGTACGAATATGGGGATTTTAACTTCGAGTGCTCGTATCCAGAGAAGGGAGATAATCATAATGCAATACTCATATAATCTTAGTGTTTTAGACTCAATAATATGCAAAATTAAAATTGAAGATAAGCAAAAAAAGTATGAGCATGGTTCAGGAGTTATTATACAAATGGACAAGGAAGAATATGTTTATATTTTTACAGCAAAACATTGTATTTTGGGCAAAGAATTCAACTATGCTAGAGAAGATGTTGATATAACAGTCTATGTTAAATGTAATAGTACCTATAAAGAAATTCGGATAAGTGAAAAGGATATGATTAAATATGATGATGATCCTTTAAATGATAGAGCAATTATTATAATAAAAAAAGAAAGAAACAAAGTTTTTGAGGAAATTAAAAGCATAGAATTTTTTGACTTAGATAGTATTCCAATAGAGTGTTTCTTTAGAGGATTTCCAGCCCCATATAATTCAGGTGCAGCACCAACTGCAATTACAGTTGGTATGTGTGAATTTATAGAAAATAATGTTATTTGTACGAGAACCAAATTAGAAACTACTGTTTATGATGAAGCCTTATATAATGTAAGTGGGTGTTCAGGTGGAGGAATATTTGTATTTTATAATAATAAACCTTATTTAATTTCAATTGCATATGAATTTCAAGAATTGTTCCAGAGAATAAAAGTAAATGGTATTTTAGAATATAATGAATTACTTAAG
Above is a window of Clostridium sporogenes DNA encoding:
- a CDS encoding MBL fold metallo-hydrolase — translated: MEQICLKIFQVKAGDCISLRYKGFDEKYHNIFIDCGYSGTFDKTLDKEIIGLKSRKERIDLFVLTHTHQDHIGGISKFIKKYGEDDIVDQFWFNGGRLLINFNISSKISVNQGFELEKYLIKTKKCNTEKIVYKIKEHEIYGAEIKVIGPTIETLDKFLNTWNKDYSIFSEKITTQMCDWNIDIADFDLDKFEEDSDEDNKSSIAFIVYINNTYDKNSKKILFLGDAFPNQIAQNLSDMGYSEENRLNLDYVKISHHGSKGNTSDNLLDIIDCSKFIISTNGTNRDKFPHKETFARILRHPLRDKNKKIKFIFNYDTVELRSIFKEYEYGDFNFECSYPEKGDNHNAILI
- a CDS encoding VanZ family protein, whose protein sequence is MDNLLFIGYEFLTAFVSFIVTFLILNNMNKRKGILTSRIHCGITIAFAIYIISVFYFTGTGTLYDILHYRFEITQKLNFMPFSNEIDIVAYLQNILLFIPFGILLPFLWKKQDKVLYILVSGFSFSMFIEITQLLNNRSTDIDDLILNTIGGLIGYGIYKMFACVIKSEPESYDCCKWEPIIYIGVMFMGRFLLFNEFGFAKLLYGF
- a CDS encoding metallophosphoesterase — its product is MKGRNKMSTFRILHLSDIYIGKMYKPSEDSAYKIISYIDQNVLCSFRSVIVTGDIFKEAQLRFPKNLRGM